From the genome of Sulfurovum sp. NBC37-1, one region includes:
- a CDS encoding SanA/YdcF family protein has product MKRFFKWLAALLLTAALFIAAINLYISWQAKPYIYADVRKVPHRKAALLLGTNKYIVKGRKNYYYLYRIRAAEALWKAGKVQAIVVSGTNDSRYYNETRSMYKDLIKAGVPPKYISQDFAGFRTLDSVMRAEAIFDLKEYIIISQKFHLERAIFIARAKGQKVIGFEAKTKEGTKAAYKMKARELLARTKAFLDVYLLQTEPKFYGKKEKVHYKQ; this is encoded by the coding sequence ATGAAACGGTTCTTCAAGTGGCTTGCGGCACTGCTGCTGACAGCGGCACTTTTCATTGCAGCGATCAACCTCTATATCTCCTGGCAGGCCAAACCCTATATCTATGCCGATGTCAGGAAGGTGCCGCACCGAAAAGCCGCACTGCTTCTGGGTACCAACAAGTATATCGTCAAAGGCAGGAAGAACTACTACTACCTGTACCGCATACGTGCGGCGGAGGCGCTCTGGAAAGCGGGGAAGGTACAGGCCATCGTCGTTTCGGGAACGAATGACAGCAGATACTACAATGAGACTCGGTCGATGTATAAAGATCTCATCAAAGCGGGAGTGCCCCCAAAGTACATAAGTCAGGATTTTGCCGGTTTCCGTACCCTTGATTCCGTGATGCGGGCCGAAGCAATTTTTGATCTCAAAGAGTATATAATCATTTCACAAAAATTCCATCTGGAACGGGCCATTTTCATTGCCAGGGCAAAGGGCCAGAAAGTCATCGGTTTTGAAGCTAAAACCAAAGAGGGAACAAAAGCGGCCTACAAAATGAAAGCCAGAGAGCTGTTGGCACGGACGAAGGCATTTCTGGATGTCTATCTGTTGCAGACCGAACCGAAATTCTATGGAAAAAAAGAGAAAGTACATTATAAACAATGA
- the ligA gene encoding NAD-dependent DNA ligase LigA, with the protein MTYDEYKEKVKTLKKWAYAYYVEDNPVATDEEYDRLYHEVLDYEMKHPDKALEDSPTKRVGGIVRDEFTKAKHIKRMWSMEDVFSKEEVQDWLDRVEKNVGECDYFCEPKFDGASMNLLYDDGKLLRAITRGDGVVGEEVTDNVRTIRSVPLVIDYKGLIEIRGEVVIRKDDFEQINEERLKAGEAPFANPRNAAAGSLRQLDSSVTAKRRLVFYPWGIGENTLDQKKLSEKMEFIYGQGFLRPPYHEACHTIDNIEKFYQFLISKRDEIPMMMDGMVIKVDEIEKQEELGYTVKFPRWMCAYKFPAVEKVTQIRAITLQVGRTGVITPVAEIEPVNIEGAMVSRATLHNFDEIERKDIRIGDHVIIIRSGDVIPKITKVLIDRRTGDEIPVERPTHCPTCGSELLDEGALIKCQNLECPDRVINTIIHFAKKGCMDIDGLGSKIVEQLVKEGKIHDILDLYSLTYEDLADLEGFKEKKISNLLDAIAASKGAPLHRLITAMGIEHIGEVASRALALEFGLGIVDAKYEDIVAIDGIGEEMANSLLEFMRVNREKVLKLFNTIKPTVEKKVEAKENPFKGKIVVLTGTMSESRGKIKEMLEELGAKVSGSVSKKTDFVIYGEDAGSKLTKAESLGVPTLTEDEMRAML; encoded by the coding sequence ATGACCTATGATGAATATAAAGAAAAAGTCAAGACACTGAAAAAATGGGCCTATGCCTATTATGTGGAAGACAATCCCGTTGCCACTGATGAAGAGTATGACAGGCTCTACCATGAAGTACTCGATTATGAAATGAAACATCCGGACAAAGCGCTGGAAGATTCTCCGACCAAACGCGTGGGCGGTATCGTACGTGACGAGTTCACCAAGGCAAAGCATATCAAGCGCATGTGGAGCATGGAGGATGTTTTCAGTAAAGAGGAAGTGCAGGATTGGCTGGACCGTGTCGAGAAGAATGTCGGGGAGTGTGACTACTTCTGTGAACCGAAATTCGACGGGGCAAGCATGAACCTGCTCTATGATGACGGCAAACTCCTGCGTGCCATTACAAGGGGTGATGGGGTCGTGGGTGAAGAGGTGACAGACAATGTCCGCACCATCCGTTCTGTACCTCTCGTGATCGACTACAAAGGGCTTATCGAGATCCGAGGAGAAGTGGTGATCAGAAAAGATGATTTTGAACAGATCAATGAAGAGCGTCTGAAAGCAGGTGAAGCTCCCTTTGCCAATCCGCGTAATGCTGCAGCGGGAAGCCTGAGACAACTGGATTCCTCTGTAACGGCAAAACGCCGCCTGGTCTTCTACCCCTGGGGTATCGGCGAGAATACACTTGATCAGAAAAAACTTTCAGAGAAGATGGAATTTATCTATGGACAGGGGTTTTTAAGACCGCCCTACCATGAAGCATGCCACACGATCGATAACATAGAGAAGTTCTATCAGTTCCTGATCTCCAAACGCGATGAGATCCCCATGATGATGGACGGCATGGTCATCAAAGTGGATGAGATAGAGAAGCAGGAGGAACTTGGCTATACAGTGAAGTTCCCCAGGTGGATGTGTGCCTACAAATTCCCGGCCGTCGAAAAGGTCACACAGATTAGGGCGATTACGCTTCAAGTGGGACGTACGGGCGTGATCACACCGGTGGCTGAGATCGAACCAGTCAATATTGAAGGGGCAATGGTCAGCCGCGCCACACTGCACAATTTCGATGAGATCGAGCGTAAAGATATCCGTATCGGTGATCATGTGATCATCATACGAAGCGGTGACGTGATCCCCAAGATAACCAAAGTATTGATAGACAGAAGAACGGGTGATGAGATACCGGTCGAACGGCCGACGCACTGTCCGACCTGCGGAAGTGAACTTCTCGATGAGGGTGCGCTGATTAAATGCCAGAACCTTGAGTGTCCCGACCGTGTGATCAATACTATCATCCACTTTGCAAAAAAAGGATGCATGGATATCGATGGACTCGGCAGCAAGATCGTCGAGCAGCTGGTCAAAGAGGGGAAGATACATGACATTCTGGATCTTTACAGTCTGACCTATGAGGATCTTGCCGATCTGGAAGGTTTCAAGGAAAAGAAGATCAGCAATCTGCTTGATGCCATCGCTGCAAGTAAAGGTGCGCCGCTCCATCGTCTTATTACTGCTATGGGGATAGAGCACATCGGTGAAGTGGCAAGCAGGGCTTTGGCGCTGGAATTCGGTCTGGGTATCGTCGATGCGAAGTATGAAGATATCGTGGCTATCGACGGCATCGGAGAAGAGATGGCCAATTCACTGCTGGAGTTCATGCGGGTCAACAGGGAGAAGGTGTTGAAATTGTTCAACACGATCAAACCTACGGTTGAAAAGAAAGTGGAAGCCAAAGAGAACCCTTTCAAAGGCAAAATTGTAGTGCTGACAGGTACGATGAGCGAGTCCCGCGGAAAGATTAAGGAGATGCTGGAGGAGCTGGGGGCCAAAGTCAGCGGATCGGTCAGTAAAAAGACCGACTTTGTCATTTATGGTGAAGATGCAGGAAGCAAATTGACCAAAGCGGAGAGTTTGGGTGTACCGACCCTGACGGAAGATGAGATGAGGGCAATGCTGTGA
- a CDS encoding 23S rRNA (cytidine-2'-O)-methyltransferase TlyA, which translates to MRLDKYLVEEGYFESRNRALEAIKAGQVTVDGKKAKPSVKIDTNSYVEVADAKFYVSRAARKLESFLSEHPVEIQGKSALDIGSSTGGFAQIVLENGVASLTCVDVGKDQLHFSIRSDERVSVHEETDIRDFNTEKPFEMITCDVSFISILQIMNDIDRLVEKGADIIILYKPQFEVGRDVKRDSRGVVQDLDAIARKKEVFEAEASSLGWEEEFQALSTLAGKEGNREYLYHFIKA; encoded by the coding sequence GTGAGGCTGGACAAATACCTGGTAGAAGAGGGCTATTTCGAGAGCCGGAACCGTGCATTGGAAGCCATCAAGGCAGGACAGGTGACCGTGGACGGGAAAAAGGCAAAGCCCTCGGTCAAGATCGATACGAATTCTTATGTTGAAGTAGCGGATGCCAAATTCTATGTCTCTCGTGCTGCCAGAAAACTGGAGAGCTTCCTTTCGGAACATCCTGTAGAGATACAGGGTAAAAGTGCGTTGGATATCGGTTCGAGTACGGGAGGGTTTGCCCAGATCGTACTTGAAAACGGTGTGGCATCGCTTACCTGTGTAGATGTGGGAAAGGACCAGCTGCATTTTTCCATACGCAGTGATGAAAGGGTCAGTGTACATGAGGAGACGGATATCCGTGATTTTAACACAGAGAAGCCCTTTGAAATGATCACCTGCGATGTTTCTTTTATTTCCATTCTTCAAATTATGAACGACATAGACCGTCTGGTAGAGAAGGGTGCCGATATTATTATTCTCTACAAACCACAGTTCGAAGTGGGCAGGGATGTCAAACGAGACAGCAGAGGGGTGGTGCAGGATCTCGATGCTATTGCCAGAAAGAAAGAAGTTTTTGAAGCAGAGGCATCGAGCCTGGGATGGGAAGAAGAGTTTCAGGCACTCTCTACCCTGGCAGGCAAAGAGGGAAACCGGGAGTACCTCTATCATTTTATAAAAGCGTAG
- a CDS encoding bifunctional riboflavin kinase/FAD synthetase, whose translation MKIQNNIRSIAIGSFDGMHVAHMKVVEAVDAIVVIERNGGYLTPGYKRSLYTDKMCCFYFFDTIKSLSPEDFVEKLNEDFPRLERIVVGYDFAFGKNKAGSATTLRELFDKEVVIVDEICLEGIPVHSRTIKAYLREGNIYMANKLLGRHYSIKGRVIPGQGLGKKALVPTLNLKVEHYQLPLEGVYATQTKIGSSWYHSVSFLGHRVSTDGSFAVETHIIDKDIGMVEGEIILEFRALIRKNRKFDTLDMLKGQIEKDIERATALLNESSSG comes from the coding sequence TTGAAAATACAAAACAATATCAGATCTATCGCTATCGGTTCTTTCGACGGTATGCACGTGGCACACATGAAAGTCGTTGAAGCTGTGGATGCCATTGTGGTCATAGAGCGTAACGGTGGGTATCTTACACCGGGGTACAAACGATCCCTCTATACAGACAAGATGTGCTGTTTCTACTTTTTTGATACGATAAAATCGTTGAGCCCGGAAGATTTTGTCGAAAAACTAAATGAGGATTTTCCCCGACTGGAGCGTATCGTAGTAGGGTATGATTTCGCTTTTGGGAAGAACAAGGCCGGCAGTGCCACAACACTGAGGGAACTTTTTGACAAAGAGGTTGTCATTGTCGATGAGATATGCCTTGAAGGTATTCCTGTACACTCAAGGACCATCAAAGCCTATCTTCGTGAAGGAAATATTTACATGGCCAACAAGTTGCTTGGCAGACACTATAGTATCAAGGGAAGAGTGATTCCCGGACAGGGATTGGGTAAAAAAGCACTGGTTCCTACACTGAACCTGAAGGTAGAACACTATCAGCTTCCTCTGGAAGGGGTATATGCGACACAAACAAAGATAGGATCATCCTGGTACCATTCTGTCAGCTTTCTGGGACACCGTGTAAGCACGGATGGTTCCTTTGCGGTGGAAACACATATTATTGATAAAGATATTGGCATGGTGGAAGGGGAGATCATATTGGAATTCAGGGCTTTGATACGAAAGAACAGAAAATTCGATACGCTTGATATGCTGAAAGGGCAGATAGAAAAAGATATAGAAAGGGCAACAGCATTACTGAATGAGTCTTCCTCAGGCTAA
- a CDS encoding diguanylate cyclase domain-containing protein — MQQLTVLVVDDDRVSTAILSHMLENYADKVLIAADGEEGLRLFMEHRPEIVLSDINMPRMGGLEMVREIRAIDEHVKIAIFTNFENRDILLKAIQYGVNQFFSKPFEAKLFAQVLQHLVDEVMEKRRIQAELTRQQNILHAINQMSHNFLQQTDWMTALYVEMHNLKIASETSAVFIYKNEADDKEDPLYASQLLAINDNKKARARKRIHYKKNHLMRWKKALERGHSVNGSINVYDRSKQKLLSAFKIECLLILPIFVNHEWWGFLGIGSNADQPLKNSDIEMLSTVSSIIGSAINNKRNIQSLEMSSLVFKHTMDGVLITNADNRIVHVNSAFTDITGYQPSEVIGKDPKLLKSGNHTKHFYDEMWRRITDSGYWQGEITNRKKNGEIYIEWLTINTIRDAEENIEQYIGIFSDVTHQRKDAHDQAYLATHDPLTGLSNRLVLNDRLEHAIEHAKRFDKCFALIFCDLDNFKPINDTYGHSVGDKVLKHIADIMKSTLRKNDTICRYGGDEFVILIEELKEFESLETILDKIRTLTNQSFTINGIELNVGISIGAAVYPNDARTSEEILSVADQAMYEAKKEGKNSISFFGSYENLVCNNTYALA, encoded by the coding sequence ATGCAGCAGTTAACCGTTCTTGTCGTTGATGATGATAGAGTATCAACCGCCATACTCAGCCATATGCTGGAAAACTATGCCGACAAGGTCCTCATCGCCGCTGACGGTGAAGAGGGACTTCGACTCTTCATGGAACACCGTCCAGAGATCGTCCTCTCCGACATCAATATGCCCCGCATGGGCGGACTTGAGATGGTCCGGGAAATACGGGCAATCGACGAGCATGTCAAGATCGCCATCTTTACGAACTTCGAGAACCGCGATATCCTCCTCAAAGCCATACAGTATGGTGTGAACCAGTTCTTTTCCAAACCGTTCGAAGCCAAACTTTTTGCCCAGGTCCTGCAGCACCTTGTCGATGAAGTCATGGAGAAACGGCGCATACAGGCAGAATTGACACGTCAGCAGAACATACTGCATGCCATCAATCAGATGTCACACAATTTCCTTCAGCAGACCGACTGGATGACCGCACTGTATGTAGAGATGCATAACCTCAAGATCGCTTCGGAGACATCTGCCGTTTTCATCTATAAAAATGAGGCGGATGACAAAGAAGATCCTCTCTATGCCTCACAACTTTTGGCGATCAATGACAACAAAAAAGCAAGAGCCAGAAAACGTATACACTACAAAAAGAACCATCTTATGCGCTGGAAAAAGGCACTGGAACGCGGTCATTCGGTCAATGGCAGTATCAATGTCTATGACCGTTCAAAACAGAAACTGCTTTCAGCTTTCAAGATAGAATGTCTTCTGATCCTCCCGATCTTTGTAAATCATGAATGGTGGGGATTTCTGGGCATAGGAAGCAATGCCGATCAGCCTCTCAAGAATTCAGATATTGAAATGCTCAGTACCGTCTCTTCCATCATCGGGTCAGCCATCAACAACAAACGCAATATCCAGTCACTTGAAATGTCTTCTCTGGTATTCAAACATACGATGGACGGGGTACTTATCACCAATGCAGACAATCGTATCGTACATGTCAACTCCGCTTTTACAGATATCACCGGTTATCAGCCTTCCGAAGTGATAGGAAAAGACCCAAAACTCCTGAAATCAGGAAACCATACCAAGCACTTCTATGATGAAATGTGGCGAAGGATCACTGACAGCGGATACTGGCAGGGAGAGATCACAAACCGTAAGAAGAACGGTGAGATCTATATTGAATGGCTCACTATCAATACGATCAGGGATGCCGAGGAGAATATCGAGCAGTACATAGGTATCTTCTCCGATGTTACCCATCAGCGCAAAGATGCGCATGACCAGGCTTACCTGGCCACACATGACCCGTTAACGGGACTTTCAAACAGGCTGGTACTCAATGACCGTCTGGAACATGCCATCGAACACGCCAAACGTTTTGACAAGTGTTTTGCACTGATCTTCTGTGATCTTGACAACTTCAAGCCCATCAATGATACCTATGGACATTCCGTTGGTGATAAAGTACTCAAACATATTGCCGATATCATGAAATCGACATTAAGGAAGAACGATACTATCTGCCGTTACGGCGGAGATGAATTCGTGATCCTGATAGAAGAGTTGAAAGAGTTTGAAAGTCTTGAGACCATCCTTGACAAGATCCGTACACTTACCAATCAAAGCTTCACGATCAACGGTATCGAACTGAATGTGGGCATCAGTATCGGTGCTGCTGTCTACCCCAATGATGCCCGGACATCGGAAGAGATTCTCAGCGTAGCTGATCAGGCTATGTATGAAGCCAAAAAAGAGGGGAAGAACAGTATCTCATTCTTTGGGAGTTATGAAAATCTTGTCTGTAACAATACCTACGCTTTAGCCTGA
- the cmoA gene encoding carboxy-S-adenosyl-L-methionine synthase CmoA, with protein MKDKVFEKPIEKKFEFDQAVASVFDDMLSRSVPFYDEVRHLVISLILAEQREGMKVLDLGASTAKFLLDLHSKMEAGMQLKGIDNSPAMLERAEQKCQAFGASIDLALADMMEYSYEEEDIIVANYTLQFIRPMQRIELVKRLYESLNEGGMFIFSEKVVFEDKRLDKEMIDIYYDYKKTQGYSEYEIAQKREALENVLIPFTIEENIRMCRDAGFRNISTIFQWANFVTFVAKK; from the coding sequence ATGAAAGATAAAGTATTTGAAAAACCCATAGAAAAGAAATTTGAATTCGATCAGGCGGTCGCCTCTGTCTTTGACGATATGCTCAGCCGTTCGGTTCCTTTTTACGATGAGGTAAGACATCTGGTGATCTCACTGATCCTTGCAGAACAGCGGGAGGGTATGAAGGTGCTTGATCTGGGAGCCTCGACGGCGAAATTCCTGCTGGACCTGCACAGCAAGATGGAGGCCGGAATGCAGCTCAAAGGCATAGACAATTCACCTGCCATGCTTGAGCGGGCAGAACAGAAATGTCAGGCATTCGGGGCAAGTATCGATCTGGCGTTGGCGGATATGATGGAATACAGCTATGAAGAAGAAGATATCATCGTGGCGAACTACACGCTGCAGTTTATCCGTCCCATGCAGCGCATCGAACTGGTAAAACGTCTTTATGAGAGCTTGAACGAGGGCGGGATGTTCATCTTTTCGGAAAAAGTGGTCTTTGAGGACAAACGTCTGGATAAAGAGATGATCGACATTTATTATGATTACAAGAAGACTCAGGGCTACAGCGAATATGAGATCGCACAGAAGCGTGAAGCCTTGGAAAATGTACTGATCCCGTTCACGATCGAAGAGAATATCCGTATGTGCCGGGATGCCGGATTTAGAAATATCAGCACGATCTTTCAGTGGGCGAACTTCGTAACATTTGTTGCCAAAAAGTAA
- a CDS encoding class II 3-deoxy-7-phosphoheptulonate synthase, which translates to MMSWTPGSWRDFPIKQQPTYQDQETLQKVEAELSSYPPLIFAGEARNLKRKLAAAGRGEAFLLQGGDCAESFADFNAETIKNLFKLMLQMNMVLMYSTGKPVVKVGRIAGQFAKPRSSDFEEVDGVKLPSYRGDIINGIEFTEEARIPNPHNMIRAYNQSAATLNLVRAFSRGGLADLNKVHQWNLDFIKDNPLGKRYDELSDKIDHAMKFMSACGLTSETMPQLHQTTLYTSHEALLLNYEEALTRLDTETGEWYDCSAHMLWIGDRTRDLNEAHIEYFRGIKNPIGCKVGPSMGEDELIELIDALNPDNEEGRLNLIVRMGAEKIAEFFPPLLKKVRDAGKNVVWTIDPMHGNVEKSSSGFKTRDFDNILSEVKQFFSIHKEMGTVAAGIHLEMTGNDVTECTGSTSCAITAEGLASRYHTQCDPRLNASQALELAFMLSDTISGADQ; encoded by the coding sequence ATTATGAGTTGGACACCAGGCAGTTGGAGAGATTTCCCCATTAAGCAACAACCAACCTATCAGGATCAGGAAACACTTCAAAAAGTCGAAGCGGAATTGAGCTCTTACCCACCGCTTATTTTTGCAGGTGAAGCAAGAAACCTCAAGCGCAAGCTTGCTGCAGCCGGACGCGGAGAGGCCTTCCTTTTGCAGGGTGGTGACTGTGCCGAGAGCTTTGCAGATTTCAATGCTGAGACCATCAAGAACCTTTTTAAACTGATGCTCCAGATGAATATGGTCCTCATGTACTCTACGGGCAAACCGGTTGTAAAGGTAGGGCGTATTGCGGGACAGTTCGCCAAGCCGAGGTCTTCCGATTTTGAAGAGGTCGATGGTGTCAAACTTCCAAGTTACCGTGGAGACATCATCAACGGTATTGAGTTCACTGAAGAGGCAAGAATACCGAACCCGCATAACATGATCCGTGCCTACAACCAGTCGGCAGCCACACTGAACCTTGTACGTGCCTTCTCAAGAGGCGGTCTGGCAGACCTGAACAAAGTACATCAGTGGAACCTCGACTTTATCAAGGATAACCCGCTGGGTAAACGCTATGACGAGCTAAGTGACAAGATAGACCATGCGATGAAGTTTATGTCAGCCTGCGGCCTGACCAGCGAAACGATGCCACAGCTGCACCAAACGACACTCTATACATCACATGAAGCACTGCTTCTGAATTATGAAGAGGCATTGACACGTTTGGATACGGAGACAGGTGAATGGTATGACTGTTCAGCGCATATGCTCTGGATCGGTGACAGAACGAGAGACCTGAACGAGGCGCATATCGAGTACTTTAGGGGGATCAAAAATCCTATTGGATGTAAAGTGGGACCGAGTATGGGTGAAGATGAACTCATCGAGCTCATTGATGCGCTCAACCCGGACAATGAAGAGGGGAGATTGAACCTGATCGTCCGTATGGGAGCGGAGAAGATCGCAGAATTCTTCCCCCCTCTTCTAAAAAAAGTACGTGATGCAGGGAAGAACGTCGTCTGGACGATAGATCCGATGCATGGGAATGTCGAGAAGTCTTCCAGCGGTTTCAAAACCAGAGATTTCGACAATATTCTCTCGGAAGTAAAGCAGTTCTTCTCTATTCATAAAGAGATGGGTACAGTTGCTGCAGGTATTCACCTGGAGATGACGGGGAACGATGTGACAGAGTGTACGGGAAGTACATCCTGCGCGATTACTGCGGAAGGGCTTGCAAGCCGTTACCACACGCAGTGCGACCCAAGACTTAACGCTTCCCAGGCACTTGAGCTTGCTTTCATGCTCTCCGATACAATCAGCGGAGCAGATCAGTAA
- a CDS encoding ArsS family sensor histidine kinase codes for MFKDSLRNKINLVFSITLVLLASLFIASVKYDHAKFEEHNALQERAIAHYLYDYYLKTGKIDEAYLESQNVSLITDKGQEVQIERYFKEKGKYKKYAVDTFHLQRIILINNDRFKLFLKNRNKPRYPVKRIIVFSIVLMFILFLYLWIVRSLKPLSELKNKIKTFSEGNLDISCASDKDDEIAEVANEFDHAVKMIRELLQSRQLFLRAIMHELKTPIAKGRLMSEMLPDEKSKARMHSIFERLNLLIDEFAKIEKITSRNFELHIKPYKMSDLTEASIDILMIENPERLVSIEVKKDYIVKVDFELFTLAMKNLLDNAIKYSTDKHVTVRIEKDHVEIINKSAALPEPLENYFKPFHTSKGGLGLGIYIVKSILDIHHMELDYRYEEGNNIFTVK; via the coding sequence TTGTTTAAAGACTCCCTGCGAAACAAGATCAATCTTGTTTTCTCTATTACGCTGGTCCTACTCGCCTCGCTGTTCATCGCGTCAGTAAAGTACGACCATGCCAAATTTGAAGAGCACAATGCCCTTCAGGAGAGAGCGATTGCCCATTATCTCTACGACTATTACCTCAAAACCGGAAAGATCGACGAAGCCTACCTCGAATCGCAGAATGTTTCTCTCATCACAGACAAGGGACAGGAGGTACAGATAGAGCGCTACTTCAAGGAGAAAGGTAAATATAAAAAGTATGCTGTCGATACCTTTCACCTTCAACGTATCATACTGATCAACAACGACCGATTCAAACTCTTTCTGAAGAACAGAAACAAACCAAGATATCCGGTCAAACGTATCATTGTATTCTCGATCGTACTCATGTTCATTCTTTTCCTTTACCTCTGGATCGTTAGAAGTCTCAAACCCCTTTCCGAACTCAAGAACAAGATCAAAACCTTTTCGGAGGGCAATCTCGATATCTCCTGTGCCAGTGACAAAGACGATGAGATCGCAGAGGTCGCCAACGAGTTCGACCATGCGGTGAAGATGATACGTGAACTTCTGCAGTCAAGACAGCTTTTTCTGCGCGCTATCATGCATGAGCTCAAAACCCCTATTGCCAAGGGACGTCTGATGAGTGAAATGCTACCGGATGAAAAGAGCAAGGCGCGTATGCACAGTATCTTCGAGCGTCTCAATCTGCTCATCGATGAATTCGCAAAAATAGAGAAGATCACTTCAAGGAATTTCGAACTGCATATCAAACCCTACAAAATGTCTGACCTTACTGAGGCAAGCATCGATATTCTGATGATAGAAAACCCTGAACGGCTTGTGAGTATCGAAGTCAAAAAAGACTACATCGTCAAAGTGGATTTCGAGCTCTTCACACTGGCCATGAAGAACCTGCTTGACAATGCCATCAAATACAGCACGGATAAACATGTCACTGTCAGGATAGAGAAGGATCATGTAGAAATCATCAACAAATCTGCAGCACTTCCGGAACCTCTGGAAAACTACTTCAAACCTTTCCATACGTCAAAAGGCGGATTGGGACTGGGGATCTACATTGTAAAAAGTATTCTGGATATCCATCATATGGAACTGGACTACAGGTATGAAGAGGGAAATAATATCTTTACGGTGAAATAA
- a CDS encoding response regulator transcription factor yields MINILMIEDDPEFAELLSEYLLQFDIKITNYEDPFLGLSAGVKKFDLVILDLTLPGMDGLEVCEELVRKYDLPVIISSARSDISDKVKSFELGAYDYLPKPYDPKEMYARIMSILNRVNKDKGSQSTLPKSDFEIKGDTIYFKGQALSLTPAEFEVLSLLVKHQGITQSREQIINTSGTMSIDSQGKSLDVIISKIRSKLGDNKRIQAVRGVGYKLV; encoded by the coding sequence ATGATCAACATTCTCATGATCGAAGACGATCCGGAATTCGCAGAACTGCTCAGCGAATATCTTTTACAGTTCGACATCAAGATCACCAATTACGAGGATCCGTTCCTGGGGCTGAGCGCAGGCGTAAAGAAATTCGATCTGGTCATCCTTGACCTGACCCTGCCGGGTATGGACGGGCTTGAAGTCTGTGAAGAGCTTGTCAGAAAGTATGACCTGCCTGTCATTATCTCTTCAGCGAGAAGCGACATCAGTGACAAGGTCAAAAGTTTTGAACTGGGCGCCTACGATTACCTGCCAAAACCTTATGATCCCAAAGAGATGTATGCGCGCATCATGTCCATTCTCAACCGTGTGAACAAAGACAAGGGAAGCCAGAGCACCCTCCCCAAAAGTGATTTTGAGATCAAAGGGGATACGATCTATTTCAAGGGACAGGCACTCTCGCTCACCCCTGCAGAATTCGAAGTTCTCTCACTGCTGGTCAAACACCAGGGTATCACACAGTCCAGAGAACAGATCATCAATACTTCGGGAACGATGAGTATCGACTCCCAGGGGAAAAGCCTCGATGTCATCATCTCAAAGATCCGCAGCAAACTCGGAGACAACAAACGCATACAGGCCGTCCGCGGCGTAGGGTATAAACTTGTTTAA